One Paenibacillus sp. FSL H7-0737 DNA segment encodes these proteins:
- a CDS encoding methionine ABC transporter permease, translating into MNFADLNWQEMMDATVATLQMLIFSGLFTIILGLPLGILLYLWGRSNSIVIRVIYSVLSFFVNILRSVPFIILMVALIPFSKTIVGTSIGVLGTIPPLVIGAAPFFARLVETALREVDRGVIEAAQGMGASTNQIVMRVLLPEARPGLLAGVTITLVTLVSYTAMSGMVGGGGLGDLAIRYGYYRYEKEVMIISVVLMVILVQLLQMAGDRLVRHFTRK; encoded by the coding sequence ATGAATTTCGCAGACTTAAACTGGCAAGAAATGATGGATGCTACAGTTGCTACCTTGCAAATGTTAATATTCTCTGGATTGTTCACAATTATTCTTGGTTTACCACTCGGAATTCTATTGTATTTATGGGGAAGATCGAATAGTATAGTAATCAGAGTAATTTACTCGGTCTTATCTTTCTTTGTAAACATCTTGCGTTCCGTACCGTTTATCATTTTGATGGTGGCTTTAATTCCTTTTAGCAAAACTATCGTTGGAACCTCCATTGGAGTACTTGGTACGATTCCACCGCTCGTGATTGGTGCAGCTCCATTCTTTGCTCGCTTGGTGGAAACGGCATTAAGAGAAGTGGATCGTGGAGTAATCGAAGCGGCGCAAGGGATGGGAGCATCCACGAATCAGATCGTTATGCGTGTTCTTTTGCCAGAGGCTCGTCCAGGTCTGCTCGCTGGGGTTACGATCACACTGGTTACACTGGTCTCCTATACGGCAATGTCCGGGATGGTAGGCGGCGGCGGGTTAGGGGATCTAGCGATTCGTTACGGATATTACCGATATGAGAAGGAAGTTATGATTATCTCTGTAGTCTTAATGGTCATACTGGTGCAACTGCTACAAATGGCCGGTGATCGACTAGTACGACATTTCACACGGAAATAA
- a CDS encoding putative polysaccharide biosynthesis protein encodes MSKKESFVKGTLILAAAALVARVLGLVQRVPLDHIFDDVGRASFGVSNNIYLMLLTVATAGIPSTLSKMVSERYALNRPEEARQVYHAALLFSVAAGVIMTALLYIGAPFYATHIADVPESAMAVRAIAPALLLFPAIAMMRGYFQGRNNMMAGGISQIVEQFARVLVAILLAYILLQQGYNNTTIAAGASFGSVIGSIAAFGVMIYFAIKLRREDKQQGLNYNTTQKLPIWGIYKDIFTLSIPIVLSSLTIPVVNVIDTSLAVPLLIDQMGRESATAALGILTTRAQSVAGIPPVLAIALGTSLIPIISAAYARRDEGHLKKQITLALRISILTGMPIVLALVAAAYSVNGLLFSSLDGSGIVAMLTIGTIFQITMMTTNSILLGMGKSRISMYYVLVGIIVKLVASFLLSKIFGIYGIIGATALCFVVITILNLRMLKSIVPFEIMGKRWGGFAIAVLVSGGIGFGLNQAGILLTDLMPARLAFLITCLVVGAAVVVIYLVMLIVLGVLTKQEISSYPRALQKLLHPLMKLQPARVRMRE; translated from the coding sequence TTGTCCAAGAAAGAGTCTTTCGTAAAAGGCACGCTTATCCTTGCTGCTGCAGCTTTGGTGGCAAGGGTACTCGGGCTTGTTCAGCGGGTGCCGCTGGATCATATTTTTGATGATGTGGGGAGAGCATCATTTGGGGTATCGAACAATATCTATTTAATGCTGCTCACCGTGGCTACAGCAGGTATTCCAAGTACGCTCAGTAAAATGGTCTCCGAGCGGTACGCTCTGAATCGTCCTGAAGAGGCGAGACAAGTGTATCATGCAGCATTGCTATTTTCAGTAGCAGCAGGGGTAATCATGACGGCCTTGCTGTACATAGGCGCTCCGTTCTATGCGACACATATTGCTGATGTACCTGAATCAGCGATGGCAGTTAGGGCTATTGCACCTGCGCTTTTACTTTTTCCGGCAATTGCCATGATGCGTGGATATTTTCAAGGGCGCAACAATATGATGGCTGGTGGTATTTCACAGATTGTAGAGCAGTTCGCTCGCGTACTAGTCGCTATTTTACTAGCTTATATTCTATTACAGCAGGGGTATAACAATACAACTATAGCTGCGGGAGCATCCTTCGGTAGCGTAATTGGTAGTATTGCAGCATTTGGTGTCATGATTTATTTTGCAATCAAGCTGCGCCGAGAGGATAAACAGCAAGGATTAAATTACAATACCACTCAAAAATTGCCGATTTGGGGAATTTACAAAGATATTTTCACACTATCAATTCCGATCGTGCTCTCTTCACTTACGATTCCCGTAGTGAATGTGATTGATACTTCTTTGGCTGTTCCACTGCTTATTGATCAGATGGGCAGAGAGAGTGCAACAGCAGCTTTGGGTATACTAACCACGCGTGCTCAAAGTGTGGCCGGAATTCCGCCGGTACTAGCCATTGCGCTAGGTACCTCGCTGATTCCGATCATTTCAGCTGCCTATGCCCGTCGTGATGAGGGACACTTGAAGAAGCAAATTACACTTGCTTTGCGGATTTCTATCCTGACAGGGATGCCAATTGTGTTGGCACTTGTGGCAGCAGCTTATTCTGTAAACGGGTTATTGTTCAGCAGCTTGGACGGAAGCGGAATTGTGGCGATGCTTACGATTGGAACGATCTTTCAGATCACCATGATGACAACGAACTCCATCTTGCTCGGTATGGGCAAATCACGCATTTCAATGTATTATGTGCTAGTGGGTATTATTGTTAAATTAGTCGCAAGCTTCTTACTAAGTAAGATATTTGGGATCTACGGGATTATCGGCGCAACAGCACTTTGTTTCGTAGTTATTACTATTCTTAACTTACGGATGCTGAAATCCATTGTACCTTTCGAAATTATGGGTAAACGGTGGGGCGGCTTCGCAATTGCGGTTCTGGTGTCCGGTGGTATTGGTTTTGGACTTAACCAAGCTGGAATTCTGTTAACAGATCTAATGCCTGCACGTCTGGCATTTCTGATCACTTGTCTTGTTGTAGGGGCCGCAGTTGTTGTTATTTATCTGGTCATGCTAATTGTACTGGGTGTGCTTACTAAACAGGAAATCTCCAGTTATCCGCGTGCATTGCAAAAATTGCTCCATCCGCTGATGAAATTGCAGCCTGCGCGTGTTCGTATGAGAGAATAA
- a CDS encoding NAD(P)/FAD-dependent oxidoreductase — translation MRTLLVLGGGYGGLALIQELLNNHLPQDIEIILIDRMPYQGIKTEYYALAAGTVTDYHLRIQFPVHPRLTIRYGEVSSIDLESRIVTMEPDETVSYDILAIALGCTDNYHNIPGADQYTCSIQTFAGTRETYQRLNDVKPYGTINIVGGGLSGVELAAELRESRPDLNIAILDRGERVLSAFPAKLSQYVEEWFHHHQVQTLGRVSVSHVEKDALFNGTEEILSDVTVWTAGIQPVKVVQELTVPKDRGGRIILDEYYRVPDYPEVYVIGDCASLPFAPSAQAAGAQGEQVAQVIQAMWRGETPKLHPIRLKGTLGSLGKKAGFGLMGQRSVKGRVPRILKSGVLWMSKRTLG, via the coding sequence ATGAGAACACTACTCGTTCTGGGCGGCGGCTATGGCGGCTTGGCCCTAATTCAAGAATTGCTCAATAATCACCTTCCACAGGATATTGAAATTATCTTAATTGACCGAATGCCTTATCAAGGAATCAAAACGGAATATTATGCGCTTGCCGCAGGTACAGTAACTGACTATCACTTGCGGATCCAGTTTCCGGTTCATCCCCGTCTCACTATCCGTTACGGTGAGGTGAGTTCCATTGATTTGGAGAGTAGAATCGTTACAATGGAGCCTGACGAGACTGTGTCTTATGACATACTTGCCATTGCACTAGGTTGTACCGACAATTACCATAACATCCCTGGAGCTGATCAATATACTTGCAGTATCCAGACCTTTGCAGGAACACGCGAAACTTACCAACGTTTAAACGATGTGAAGCCTTATGGAACAATAAACATTGTAGGCGGAGGACTAAGTGGAGTGGAATTGGCGGCAGAGCTTCGGGAGAGCCGACCAGATCTTAATATTGCTATTCTGGATCGCGGTGAACGTGTCTTATCTGCCTTCCCTGCGAAGCTGTCACAGTACGTGGAGGAATGGTTTCACCACCATCAAGTACAGACACTTGGACGTGTCTCCGTATCCCATGTAGAAAAAGATGCGCTTTTTAACGGTACAGAGGAAATTCTTTCAGATGTTACGGTATGGACCGCGGGGATCCAACCGGTGAAGGTTGTTCAGGAATTAACAGTCCCGAAGGATCGCGGAGGACGAATCATTCTGGATGAATATTATCGTGTACCTGATTATCCAGAAGTGTATGTAATTGGCGACTGCGCCAGCCTGCCATTCGCTCCAAGCGCACAAGCCGCAGGAGCGCAGGGTGAGCAGGTTGCTCAGGTTATTCAAGCCATGTGGCGCGGCGAGACCCCTAAGCTTCATCCTATTCGTCTAAAGGGTACCTTAGGCTCACTAGGCAAGAAAGCTGGATTTGGTCTGATGGGCCAGCGCTCCGTAAAAGGACGGGTTCCCCGTATCCTTAAGAGCGGGGTACTCTGGATGTCAAAACGCACTTTAGGATAA
- a CDS encoding COX15/CtaA family protein, which translates to MSTNQLKWLSYLTCLIMFLAVLGGAVVTKTGSGLECGNEWPLCHGKLIPAYTVGSMIEYTHRLFSGLAGLLSLASMIAFWRYARNRRDLLVYAFMTLLFVIVQGGMGALAVIKSQSAAVMALHMGFSLIAFSSSLMLALGTKRRHEAGEYDPKMELQKQPVSKAFRNLTCFTAFYSYVVVYIGAFVSHTDSRGGCSGWPLCNGEWVPELSGGVGIVFTHRIAALILFILTAVLGHLAFWKHKDYPELRALGVAAVLLCLMQVFSGAAVVYTLDNERLYIFAALAHILLIASLFGVLCYMSVRVWQLNRARNVVVEKNPTNPMTPL; encoded by the coding sequence TTGTCGACAAATCAGTTGAAATGGCTTAGTTATCTTACTTGCCTTATCATGTTCCTCGCTGTACTAGGGGGAGCGGTTGTAACGAAGACTGGATCGGGATTGGAATGTGGAAATGAATGGCCGCTCTGTCATGGGAAATTGATTCCGGCCTATACTGTAGGTTCGATGATTGAATACACCCATCGCTTGTTTAGCGGATTGGCAGGGTTATTGTCACTTGCCTCGATGATTGCCTTTTGGCGTTATGCTCGAAATCGGCGGGACTTGTTAGTATATGCATTCATGACGTTGCTGTTTGTAATTGTTCAAGGTGGTATGGGAGCGCTTGCAGTGATTAAATCCCAATCTGCTGCTGTAATGGCACTACATATGGGCTTTTCTTTGATCGCTTTTTCAAGTTCTCTAATGCTGGCTCTAGGAACTAAAAGGCGACATGAAGCAGGTGAGTACGATCCTAAGATGGAGCTTCAGAAGCAACCCGTCAGTAAGGCTTTCCGCAATTTAACCTGCTTTACGGCCTTTTATTCCTATGTTGTTGTTTATATTGGAGCCTTTGTTAGTCATACGGATTCGCGCGGTGGATGTTCTGGCTGGCCGCTCTGTAACGGTGAATGGGTTCCCGAGCTTTCCGGGGGAGTAGGTATTGTTTTTACGCACCGGATTGCGGCTTTGATCTTATTCATTCTTACTGCGGTGCTTGGACATTTAGCTTTTTGGAAACATAAGGATTACCCAGAGCTAAGAGCTCTTGGCGTAGCGGCTGTTCTGCTGTGCTTGATGCAGGTATTTAGTGGAGCTGCTGTTGTTTACACACTAGATAATGAAAGATTGTACATATTTGCCGCTTTGGCTCATATTTTGTTGATCGCTAGTTTGTTTGGTGTCTTATGTTATATGAGTGTAAGAGTCTGGCAGCTGAATCGCGCGAGAAATGTAGTTGTTGAAAAAAATCCAACGAATCCAATGACACCGTTGTAA
- a CDS encoding YuzB family protein, whose amino-acid sequence MRPIIEFCASNMGHGTDKLMHKLEENPDYDVIEYGCLNNCGECYLTPFAMVEGDIVAADTVDELEKKIDTKIKELEAWFNMDLD is encoded by the coding sequence ATGAGACCAATTATTGAATTTTGTGCCAGTAACATGGGTCACGGAACAGACAAGCTAATGCATAAGCTGGAGGAAAATCCAGATTACGATGTGATCGAATACGGATGCCTGAACAATTGTGGGGAATGTTATTTAACCCCGTTTGCCATGGTTGAAGGGGACATCGTTGCAGCAGATACTGTTGACGAGCTAGAAAAGAAAATTGATACTAAAATCAAAGAGCTAGAGGCTTGGTTTAATATGGATCTTGATTAA
- a CDS encoding MetQ/NlpA family ABC transporter substrate-binding protein: MKKLLLTFFSLTLVVVLAACGNNNNASNSAATNAPKDGAATESSAEPVKLVVGASPVPHAEILKAIAPLLEAQGIKLEIKEFTDYVQPNVQLSEKNLDANFFQHQPYLDDQNQKNGSDLVSVTAVHVEPFGAYSKKIKSIDELADGAKVAIPNDATNGGRALILLAKNGLISLKDDTNITSTQADITENKKNLKIIELDAAMLGRQLDEVDLALINTNYALEANLVPTKDALFIEGTDSPYANILVARPDNKDSDAIKKLAAALNSPEAKAFIEEQYKGSIIPAF; this comes from the coding sequence ATGAAAAAATTACTACTTACTTTTTTTAGTCTGACACTGGTTGTGGTGCTGGCTGCTTGCGGCAATAACAATAATGCTTCTAACTCGGCTGCTACTAATGCACCAAAAGATGGTGCTGCAACTGAGTCATCTGCAGAACCTGTAAAATTGGTGGTTGGTGCTTCACCTGTTCCACACGCTGAGATCCTAAAAGCTATTGCTCCATTGCTTGAAGCGCAAGGAATTAAATTAGAAATCAAAGAATTCACTGACTATGTTCAACCAAACGTTCAGCTTTCAGAGAAGAATCTGGATGCTAACTTCTTCCAACATCAACCTTACCTGGATGACCAGAATCAAAAGAACGGTTCGGATCTAGTTTCTGTTACAGCCGTTCACGTTGAACCTTTTGGTGCTTATTCCAAAAAAATCAAATCCATCGACGAGCTGGCTGATGGTGCGAAAGTAGCCATCCCGAATGATGCTACAAACGGTGGTCGTGCACTGATCCTGCTTGCCAAAAATGGACTGATTTCTTTGAAAGATGATACCAACATCACATCTACCCAAGCAGATATCACTGAGAATAAGAAAAATCTTAAAATCATTGAGCTAGATGCAGCAATGTTAGGTCGTCAATTGGATGAAGTAGATCTTGCCTTGATTAACACTAACTATGCTTTGGAAGCTAACCTAGTTCCTACTAAAGATGCATTGTTCATCGAGGGAACGGATTCCCCTTATGCTAACATCTTGGTAGCTCGTCCTGACAATAAAGATTCCGATGCAATCAAAAAGCTTGCCGCTGCACTGAATTCTCCAGAAGCTAAAGCTTTTATTGAAGAGCAGTACAAAGGCTCGATCATTCCAGCATTTTAA
- a CDS encoding NifU family protein translates to MSENAQSTEMYDEVLEVLDKLRPFLQRDGGDVELVDVEDGIVKLKLMGACGSCPSSTITLKAGIERALLEEVEGVQEVMQVF, encoded by the coding sequence ATGAGTGAGAATGCACAAAGCACCGAAATGTATGATGAAGTATTGGAAGTGCTGGATAAGCTTCGTCCGTTCCTGCAACGCGATGGCGGCGACGTTGAACTGGTCGATGTAGAAGACGGCATCGTTAAGTTGAAACTTATGGGTGCCTGCGGCAGCTGCCCAAGCTCCACGATCACCTTGAAAGCCGGGATTGAACGCGCCCTTCTTGAAGAAGTAGAAGGCGTACAAGAAGTTATGCAAGTATTCTAA
- a CDS encoding Cthe_2314 family HEPN domain-containing protein: MLRVILGEPPRKNSGVLADAMENMATFAALLRKEMNAHEDNDHEYRKLEIWTRGLISSLDELEQSWFAAAFYRKSVIAGYMDDMSPVEQGDYARYVYFYKDGFIRVFSLLDKLGTVLNHFYDLKTSKLKTHFSYFTVLRQLQLLNVHPALADQLEQIKNSYRDPLENLRKRRNAEIHYMNSEMQDDLWQRHQGLHDKIQLEDLDSHLEDLKQSLEMNCKTLIAAFSYSNEQLRKEISKAKRVQS, from the coding sequence ATGCTGCGGGTTATACTTGGAGAGCCGCCTCGAAAGAACAGCGGTGTATTGGCTGACGCGATGGAGAACATGGCCACATTTGCAGCCTTACTGCGCAAGGAAATGAACGCTCATGAGGATAATGACCATGAATACCGCAAGCTGGAGATTTGGACACGTGGACTGATCTCCTCATTGGATGAATTGGAGCAAAGCTGGTTCGCAGCTGCTTTTTACCGGAAATCGGTAATCGCTGGTTATATGGACGATATGTCACCAGTGGAACAAGGCGATTATGCGCGGTATGTTTATTTTTATAAAGATGGATTTATTCGTGTGTTCTCTCTTCTGGACAAGCTTGGAACGGTACTGAATCATTTTTATGACCTCAAAACCTCCAAATTAAAAACGCACTTTTCTTATTTTACAGTACTGCGTCAACTTCAGTTATTGAATGTGCATCCTGCATTAGCGGATCAACTGGAACAGATCAAGAACTCTTATCGTGATCCACTGGAGAATCTACGCAAGCGCAGAAATGCTGAAATTCATTATATGAATTCCGAAATGCAGGATGATTTATGGCAGCGACATCAAGGCTTGCATGACAAAATTCAGCTTGAGGATTTAGATAGCCATCTTGAGGATTTGAAGCAGTCCCTTGAAATGAACTGTAAAACATTAATCGCGGCATTCAGCTACAGCAATGAACAGCTGCGTAAGGAAATCAGCAAGGCAAAGCGTGTACAATCCTAA
- a CDS encoding methionine ABC transporter ATP-binding protein, producing MINLKGITKVYGKGSHAASALSGLNLSIEKGEIFGVIGHSGAGKSTLIRCINLLERPTEGEVWVDGIELTKLTQGQLQEQRRKIGMIFQHFNLLSSATVYDNIAFPLRLTGTSRADIDTKVKDLLALVGLEEHRDKYPSQLSGGQKQRVGIARALASDPDVLLCDEATSALDPQTTDSILKLLLDINKRFHLTIVLITHEMHVIQSICDRVAVIHGGGIVEQGKVTEVFLKPQHEVTRDFIRSESQNEGPLRTALDAAAGDNSQAVKITFFGEKTYGSALSNVVRETGVSFAILHGTISTIKDVPYGQMIVRFEGPAEAIAVTIAELTAQGLEVEVIS from the coding sequence TTGATTAATCTAAAAGGAATAACAAAGGTATATGGAAAAGGCAGCCATGCGGCTTCAGCACTTTCCGGATTGAATTTGTCTATCGAAAAAGGTGAAATATTCGGAGTTATTGGCCATTCTGGAGCGGGGAAAAGTACATTGATCCGTTGCATTAATCTGTTGGAGCGTCCGACAGAAGGGGAAGTTTGGGTAGATGGCATTGAACTAACCAAGCTTACTCAAGGTCAGCTGCAGGAACAACGGCGCAAAATTGGGATGATTTTTCAACATTTCAATCTGCTATCTTCTGCAACGGTGTACGATAACATTGCTTTTCCTCTGCGACTCACAGGCACTTCGAGAGCAGATATTGATACTAAAGTGAAAGATTTGCTTGCCTTAGTGGGGCTTGAAGAACACCGGGATAAATACCCCTCCCAATTATCAGGCGGACAAAAGCAACGGGTGGGCATCGCACGGGCACTTGCCAGCGACCCCGATGTGCTGCTGTGTGACGAAGCAACCTCTGCGCTTGATCCACAAACGACAGACTCTATTCTTAAGCTATTGCTCGATATTAATAAACGATTCCATCTGACCATTGTGCTGATCACTCACGAAATGCACGTGATTCAGAGCATCTGCGACCGTGTTGCGGTCATTCATGGTGGTGGTATCGTTGAGCAAGGTAAAGTCACGGAGGTATTCCTGAAGCCGCAGCATGAGGTCACTCGCGATTTCATTCGCAGTGAATCACAGAATGAGGGACCCCTTCGTACGGCGCTTGACGCTGCTGCTGGGGACAACTCTCAGGCCGTCAAAATTACTTTTTTCGGAGAGAAGACCTACGGCTCTGCACTTTCCAATGTAGTACGTGAGACAGGTGTTAGCTTCGCCATTCTGCATGGTACCATCTCAACGATAAAAGACGTACCTTATGGACAAATGATTGTTCGGTTCGAAGGTCCAGCTGAAGCGATCGCTGTGACGATAGCCGAACTAACCGCTCAAGGCCTTGAAGTGGAGGTGATTTCGTAA
- a CDS encoding DUF456 domain-containing protein gives MTILGWILIIALFAVGLAGAVYPILPGALAIYLAFFVYGWFFSFEPFGAWFWIIQTLIVVVLFIADYVVGAWGVKKFGGSRSSIIGSTIGLIIGPFVIPAFGLIIGPFLGAFIGELIVGSSPAKAAKVSVGSILGLFSSTVVKIVLQIIMVVLFFIWVVRF, from the coding sequence TTGACGATCCTGGGTTGGATTCTTATTATTGCTTTATTTGCCGTAGGGCTAGCGGGGGCTGTGTACCCTATACTGCCGGGTGCGCTTGCGATTTATCTTGCCTTTTTCGTATATGGCTGGTTCTTTTCTTTCGAGCCTTTTGGTGCCTGGTTCTGGATCATTCAAACGCTGATCGTTGTAGTTTTATTTATTGCTGATTACGTTGTAGGGGCTTGGGGCGTTAAGAAATTTGGCGGCTCACGTTCATCGATTATCGGGAGTACGATTGGGCTAATCATTGGTCCTTTTGTAATCCCAGCCTTTGGACTTATTATTGGTCCGTTTCTGGGTGCCTTTATAGGAGAATTGATCGTAGGTTCTTCACCGGCTAAAGCTGCCAAAGTAAGTGTAGGATCAATACTTGGGTTGTTTAGTAGTACTGTTGTCAAAATTGTGCTACAAATTATTATGGTCGTCCTCTTTTTTATATGGGTCGTCCGGTTTTAA
- a CDS encoding Cof-type HAD-IIB family hydrolase: MTAKYRLLALDMDGTLLNDEQIITPTTVKWLQKAVDAGVHVCLSTGRAFTSAFPYAEQLGLETPMITVNGSEVWRAPHEIYRRSLMDPMLVQQMYELAKEDDIWFWAYSTEKVHKQDNWDGDVTGREWLKFGYHTEDDELRHKLLLRLQDMGGLEITNSSPHNLEINPLGVNKAAGIMEVCKLLGLDMSQVIAVGDSLNDLAAIQQSGLGVAMGNAQETVKEEADVVVASNNNDGIAEVIQKYIFNEAIAK; the protein is encoded by the coding sequence ATGACTGCCAAATACCGCCTGCTTGCTTTGGATATGGATGGAACCCTACTGAATGATGAACAGATTATTACACCTACAACGGTGAAATGGCTTCAAAAGGCGGTCGACGCAGGCGTTCATGTCTGTCTGTCGACAGGCCGGGCTTTTACAAGTGCATTTCCATATGCTGAGCAGCTTGGACTAGAAACACCTATGATTACTGTGAACGGTAGTGAGGTATGGCGAGCTCCACATGAAATTTATCGGCGATCATTGATGGACCCTATGCTGGTACAGCAAATGTATGAACTTGCTAAAGAAGATGACATCTGGTTCTGGGCCTATTCTACGGAAAAAGTCCACAAACAGGATAACTGGGATGGGGATGTAACGGGCAGAGAATGGCTTAAATTCGGTTATCACACCGAAGATGATGAGCTTCGTCATAAGCTGCTGCTTCGTCTTCAAGATATGGGTGGATTGGAGATTACGAACTCCTCTCCACATAACCTGGAGATTAACCCTCTAGGAGTGAATAAAGCAGCCGGAATCATGGAAGTCTGTAAGCTGCTAGGACTAGACATGTCCCAAGTTATAGCGGTTGGTGACAGCCTCAATGACCTTGCAGCGATTCAGCAGTCAGGGCTTGGGGTTGCCATGGGCAACGCTCAGGAGACGGTTAAAGAAGAGGCTGACGTTGTGGTGGCTTCTAATAATAATGATGGAATTGCAGAAGTCATTCAAAAATATATTTTTAATGAAGCTATTGCGAAGTGA
- a CDS encoding thioredoxin family protein, with amino-acid sequence MDKISSPAEFQVAIQSPRLTVAIFKADWCSDCKFIDPFIPEVEQAYADRLTLVEVDVDAVGDVSQEQNIMGIPSFVAYSDGRELVRFVNKLRKSREEIENFLDKAVQVHQSLQQ; translated from the coding sequence ATGGACAAAATTAGTTCTCCTGCTGAATTTCAGGTAGCCATTCAATCTCCTCGATTAACTGTAGCCATCTTCAAGGCGGACTGGTGCTCGGATTGTAAATTTATCGATCCTTTTATTCCTGAGGTAGAGCAAGCCTATGCAGATCGTCTAACGCTGGTTGAGGTTGACGTTGATGCTGTGGGTGACGTTAGTCAGGAACAAAATATTATGGGTATTCCAAGCTTTGTCGCGTATTCCGATGGACGTGAATTGGTTAGATTCGTTAATAAATTACGTAAATCCCGCGAGGAAATTGAGAATTTCCTGGATAAAGCGGTTCAAGTGCATCAAAGCCTTCAACAGTAA